The region ATCACAGGAGGTTTTCCTGTACCTGCTGTACTGAAATGGAGTTCATGTTCCGAAGGGAGCTTTGCAAACACCGGATCAGAAGCACTTTCTGTCTCAGCTGCTTCTGACTGGAGCTTTCGGATCCAGTAACCCAGTGTAGACTGTGGGATTCCATTCTGCTGACACCATTCTTTGCGGGATAAACCGCTTTCCTGAAAAGCATGGAACCGGTCTGCCCAAAGGTCAGCCTTTGAGGTTACATTGTCATTCGTATTTATTGGTATCACCTCCATCATTTGAACTTATCTTATCAAATGTGGATGGAAATTTGCAGATACTGATTATTACCTACTTACTTAGAAAAAGATGAAATTTCCCGTTTAGTATTTGTAGTAGAATAAGTCATAAGGGATCCTCCGATTTTTGTTTAGTGGTTTTTTGCTTAGACACCATAATTCTACTACAAAGTCGGTAAGGATTCCTTATATTTTAGGCATTAAAAATAGTTGTGTATAACTAATTCTGTCAAATAGCAGGTATGTGGATAGAACTACGGTAACTTAAGAAGTATATACAGCCTTGATTTTTCAGGTAAAATCAGCTATAATTTATTAAAACATTTGTTCGATCTAGCTTTTTTCTCCGGGAGGGGGTATAATTTGAGTATATTAATATAAAAAAGGATATACTTTAATGAACGAAAGAAAAAAGTTGTCGAATTCAATACCTCCTGATTTAGTAGACTATATCTATGAACAAGGCAAAGAAGATTATGTCCGGAAAGTTTATCGTATATCGAAAAGTGGAATTATTGATAGATTTACATTTTTAAATTCATACGAAGAATCACTTCATGAAAAAAGAAAGTTCAGACATAGTTTGTCTGATATTAAATCATTTGGAACATCATGTTCGCTAACTGATGATAGTCCACGAAATTTTTTAGGTTTTTTAAAAAGCAAATATCTCAAAAAATATCCATGTCCTTGTGTAATAGTTGGACATAGTATTGGAGGTTTATCACAAAGGACAAAAGATAGGGAACCAGATTATGCTGATGAAAATCATATTGACTGGTGGATATATAATGAGGAAGGTATAATCGAAACTATTATTAAAGATTTTCATATTGTAAATTATGAAGTGAATGATATGGAGAAATTATGAAGATGAATGTTTATTTTACAAATGTTTTAGATATTGGAGATTTGTATTTAGAAAAGGTTTTATTTGAATACGATAATGAACCTATTGTTTTTACATGCAAGGATTCCAATAATTATCGTTATTTATGTGTATGTGATGATATTATTGATTCTCATTCATGGATAGTTACAAAAATAAGCAATGAAATATTAATTGATGTAATTCAAAATAGAATCAGTGTTTTGTCGGCTTTTGAAACTTCTGGCAACAAAATAATAATTATTGATTATGATTTTGAAAGTGATGATTATCATTATCAAGCTTTAAATTTTGATGATATTGATGAAGATGAATTGCCTTCAAAAAATCAATATCTAAACAAAATTGATTGCTTTAATGAGTATGTTTCATTACTTAAAGAAGAAAATATTGATTATGTTTATAATCTTGATAGTGAAGTAAAAGACCTAAATATAACTGTTAAAATTAATAGTGTAAAACATACAATAACCGAACATATATCTTTGAGTAACTATATGCTTATGGCTTTATCAAATAATTTTTGTGGTTCTCCAGATATTGCTTTTCTGGATTTAACACAAAATGACAACGGTAAAGAAACAAAAAATGAATCCTCGATTGATTTATATACTGCTGCCTAAAGGAGATATGATGAAAAAAAGTGATTTTCAATTTAGCAACCCTTATCTTACAAAGCTAAATTTTAAAATTAATGATGATTTTGATAAAGATGACTATAATGGCGGGATGTCAATAGAAAGTGAAATTACACAAGA is a window of Enterocloster clostridioformis DNA encoding:
- the tnpA gene encoding IS66 family insertion sequence element accessory protein TnpA, which codes for MMEVIPINTNDNVTSKADLWADRFHAFQESGLSRKEWCQQNGIPQSTLGYWIRKLQSEAAETESASDPVFAKLPSEHELHFSTAGTGKPPVMLCLPENIRIEAAADCPARLLTALLQALKNYA